In a genomic window of Flavobacterium sp. KACC 22761:
- a CDS encoding PAS domain-containing protein, which yields MIFDLYGNEDCLEVNNFYKKLLAEMPDLLFQFVIDNNNNYSFPLVSKSADDIFEISAKEFTNDIKLIVYDRIFPQDRDLFFQSLVKARKEIKPWKVEFRAVLPKKGLRWFKVSSKTELSSNGSVSFFGHVSDITDLKDKEERLRISEERFQFALDASTVGIWDWDMVTNQVFYSSLSLKILELESTDIFDDPERWDKIVHPDDLPKYYSDIHEHFDNKIPYYENYHRVMTSSGNYKWILDRGKVIKRDENGKPLRVIGTHTDISQQKEKELELLKTMKLYSDQNSRLLNFSHIVSHNLNTQAGNIKSILDFIDADVDKQTVSEMLIHLRTVSNDLNDTISNLTQIVKTQSNINIAVVPLKLCEYIEKTIAAIKGYDKRKNVTIINNVPNYLTINFNPAYLESVLLNFTTNAIKYAHPDRDPLIVFDFAIEPEGYKSLKITDNGLGIDLAVHGDLLFGMYKTFHKHEDARGIGLYITRNQIEAMKGSINVESEVGVGTSFKIIFGDQ from the coding sequence ATGATTTTTGATTTATATGGAAATGAAGATTGCTTGGAAGTAAATAATTTTTACAAAAAATTATTGGCTGAAATGCCCGATTTGCTTTTTCAATTTGTAATCGATAACAATAACAATTATTCCTTCCCTCTGGTCAGTAAATCGGCTGATGATATTTTTGAAATTTCGGCAAAAGAATTTACGAATGACATCAAGTTGATTGTTTACGATAGGATTTTTCCGCAGGACAGAGATTTGTTCTTTCAATCATTAGTTAAAGCCCGAAAAGAAATCAAGCCATGGAAAGTTGAGTTTCGGGCTGTTTTGCCAAAAAAAGGACTTCGTTGGTTTAAAGTGTCTTCTAAAACCGAATTGTCATCAAATGGTAGTGTGAGTTTTTTTGGCCACGTTTCTGATATTACCGATTTAAAAGATAAAGAAGAAAGGCTTCGTATTTCTGAAGAAAGATTTCAATTTGCTTTAGACGCTTCTACCGTTGGAATTTGGGATTGGGACATGGTGACCAATCAGGTTTTTTATTCCTCGCTTTCACTTAAAATTCTCGAATTAGAATCAACAGATATTTTTGATGATCCAGAACGTTGGGACAAAATTGTGCATCCAGATGATCTTCCTAAATATTATTCAGATATTCACGAGCATTTTGACAACAAGATTCCGTATTATGAAAATTACCATCGTGTAATGACATCAAGCGGTAATTATAAATGGATTCTTGATCGTGGAAAAGTTATAAAGCGGGACGAAAATGGCAAGCCTTTGCGTGTTATAGGAACTCATACTGATATATCTCAGCAAAAAGAAAAAGAGCTTGAGTTGCTAAAAACAATGAAATTGTACAGCGACCAAAACAGCCGATTGTTGAATTTTTCACATATCGTTTCGCATAATTTGAATACGCAGGCGGGCAATATAAAGTCGATTTTGGATTTTATTGATGCCGATGTCGATAAACAAACTGTCAGCGAAATGCTGATACATTTGCGCACCGTTTCGAATGATTTGAACGATACGATTTCGAATTTAACCCAAATTGTAAAAACGCAGAGCAACATCAATATTGCGGTTGTTCCTTTGAAGCTTTGTGAATATATTGAAAAAACAATTGCGGCAATTAAAGGTTATGATAAACGAAAAAATGTTACGATCATCAATAATGTTCCGAATTATTTGACGATCAATTTTAATCCGGCTTATTTGGAAAGTGTTTTGCTGAATTTCACCACAAATGCAATAAAATATGCACATCCTGATCGTGATCCTTTGATTGTTTTTGATTTTGCAATTGAGCCCGAAGGTTATAAATCATTAAAAATTACAGATAACGGCCTAGGAATTGATTTGGCGGTTCATGGCGATCTTTTGTTCGGAATGTATAAAACGTTTCATAAACACGAAGATGCGCGCGGAATAGGCTTGTATATCACGCGAAAT
- the xerD gene encoding site-specific tyrosine recombinase XerD, with product MNWNRYIKDYQSYLRIERGLSKNTIENYGFDIERLCLFLEQNKIEVSPVKISDETLQQFIYSVAKEVNPRSQARIISGLKSFFNYLIFEDYRNDNPLELIESPKTGRKLPDTLAVEEIDALIAAIDLSSNEGERNRAILETLYGCGLRVSELVTLKISDLYFDEGFIKITGKGNKERFVPIGKLTKKYIEIYKDEVRPDLNIKKGHEDTLFLNRRGNQLTRAMIFTIIKDLAIKVGLHKNISPHTLRHSFATHLLENGADLRSIQLMLGHESITTTEIYVHLDRSFLKEVMHTFHPRK from the coding sequence ATGAATTGGAACCGATATATCAAAGATTATCAATCGTATTTGCGAATTGAGAGAGGCTTGTCTAAAAATACAATCGAAAATTATGGCTTTGACATAGAACGATTGTGCCTTTTTTTGGAACAAAATAAAATTGAGGTTTCGCCGGTGAAAATTTCAGATGAAACATTGCAACAGTTTATTTATTCGGTCGCAAAAGAAGTAAATCCGCGTTCACAGGCTAGAATCATTTCTGGACTAAAAAGTTTTTTTAATTATTTGATTTTCGAAGATTATAGAAATGATAATCCTTTAGAATTAATCGAAAGTCCCAAAACGGGAAGAAAATTGCCAGATACTTTAGCTGTTGAAGAAATTGACGCTTTAATTGCGGCAATTGATTTGAGTTCTAATGAAGGAGAACGCAACAGAGCAATTTTGGAGACTTTATACGGATGTGGGCTTCGGGTTTCAGAATTGGTAACGCTTAAAATATCGGATCTGTATTTTGATGAAGGGTTTATAAAAATTACAGGAAAAGGAAATAAAGAACGTTTTGTCCCGATTGGGAAACTCACCAAAAAATATATCGAGATTTATAAAGATGAAGTGCGTCCTGATTTGAATATTAAAAAAGGTCACGAAGATACATTATTTTTAAACCGAAGAGGAAATCAGCTTACGCGTGCGATGATTTTTACAATCATAAAAGACTTGGCAATAAAAGTTGGTTTGCATAAAAATATCAGTCCGCATACTTTGCGTCATTCTTTTGCAACGCATCTTTTAGAAAATGGCGCCGACCTAAGATCTATTCAATTAATGTTGGGGCATGAATCGATTACTACAACCGAAATTTATGTTCATTTAGATCGCAGTTTTTTGAAAGAAGTTATGCATACGTTCCATCCGCGAAAGTAA